From Trichoderma atroviride chromosome 1, complete sequence, one genomic window encodes:
- a CDS encoding uncharacterized protein (SECRETED:SignalP(1-20)~CAZy:AA1): protein MKSFTRAAALLAASLGLAGAATVNYDFNITWVTANPDGAFPRPVIGINNQWPIPQIEANIGDRVVINVNNQLGNQSTSLHFHGIYQNGSTHMDGPVGVSQCQIPPGYSFTYNFTINQPGTYWYHSHHNAQYPDGLRGPLIVHDPKFPYQKEVDHELVLTLSDWYHDQMATLLPTFLTKNNPTGAEPVPKAVLMNETQNLTISVEPNKTYMFRVLNIGAFAGQYVWIEGHTMRIIEVDGIYTEAAEAEMVYIAAAQRVSFLLTTKNDTSANFPIISSMDTTLFDTLPEDLNYNVTGWLTYDSKANFPDAAIIDELNPFDDMDLVPYDKMKLLPEPDQVVQLDIIMDNLRDGKNYAFFDNITYTPPKVPTLYTALSTGDLANNPAVYGEFTRSFVLQKGEIVQIVVNNLDSGRHPVHLHGHAFQAIHRSEEEAGTFADENLSESDFISVPMRRDTLVMWPNGNIVMRFKADNPGMSSSPSFDPRRIIFPFLLLWLSDIMLS from the exons ATGAAAAGCTTCACTcgggcagcagctttgctcgCTGCCTCTCTGGGCCTTGCCGGCGCAGCTACTGTCAATTACGACTTCAACATCACTTGGGTCACGGCCAATCCGGACGGAGCATTCCCGCGTCCCGTCATTGGTATCAATAACCAATGGCCCATTCCTCAGATCGAGGCCAATATCGGTGATCGTGTCGTCATCAACGTCAACAACCAGCTCGGTAATCAGTCTACTTCTTTGCATTTCCACGGCATTTACCAGAATGGCTCGACACACATGGATGGTCCGGTAGGCGTGTCTCAGTGCCAGATCCCTCCAGGATATTCTTTCACGTACAACTTCACG ATCAACCAGCCGGGCACATATTGGTACCACTCTCATCACAATGCCCAGTATCCCGATGGCCTCCGCGGTCCTCTCATTGTTCACGACCCCAAGTTTCCTTACCAAAAGGAAGTCGACCATGAGCTTGTTCTAACTCTGTCAGACTGGTACCATGATCAAATGGCCACTCTTCTCCCAACTTTCCTCACAAAGAACAACCCAACGGGTGCTGAGCCGGTGCCCAAGGCCGTGCTCATGAATGAAACCCAAAATCTGACCATTTCTGTGGAGCCCAACAAGACTTACATGTTCCGCGTTCTCAACATTGGCGCCTTTGCTGGACAGTACGTCTGGATAGAAGGACACACGATGCGCATCATTGAAGTTGACGGCATATACACCGAAGCCGCTGAAGCTGAGATGGTCTATATCGCCGCTGCTCAGCGTGTCAGCTTCCTCCTTACGACCAAGAACGATACCTCTGCCAACTTTCCCATCATCTCTAGCATGGACACT ACTCTGTTTGATACTTTGCCCGAGGATCTCAACTACAACGTCACGGGATGGTTGACATATGACTCCAAAGCTAACTTCCCtgacgccgccatcatcgacgaACTCAACCCTTTTGACGACATGGACCTTGTGCCGTAcgacaagatgaagctgctgcctgAGCCAGACCAGGTCGTGCAgctcgacatcatcatggACAATCTCCGCGACGGAAAGAACTATGCCTTCTTCGACAACATCACCTACACTCCGCCCAAGGTGCCTACTCTCTACACGGCCCTCTCCACAGGCGACCTCGCAAACAACCCCGCCGTCTACGGAGAGTTCACCCGCTCCTTTGTTCTGCAAAAGGGCGAAATCGTCCAGATTGTCGTCAACAACCTCGACTCTGGCCGTCATCccgtccatctccatggTCACGCGTTCCAGGCCATTCACCGCTccgaggaagaggccggTACGTTTGCGGATGAGAATCTCTCCGAGAGCGACTTTATAAGCGTGCCTATGCGGAGAGATACCCTCGTCATGTGGCCGAATGGCAATATCGTCATGCGCTTCAAGGCTGATAATCCTGGTATGTCTTCTTCCCCCTCCTTTGATCCAAGACGGAtaatatttccttttcttcttctttggttATCAGACATAATGCTGAGTTGA